GAACGAGCGGTCCTCGTTGTGCGGGTCGTCCCACGGTTCGAGGCCGCTGTCGGCGCAGAAGGCGCGCGTCGTCTCCCGGCGCAGAGCGAGGAACGGGCGCAACAGCCTCCCCGTGTCCGGCCGCATCCCCTGCAGGCTGGAGGGGCCGGAGCCGCGGGCGAGGCCGAGCAGCACGGTCTCCGCCTGGTCGTCGAGGGTGTGGGCGAGCAGGATGCGGGAGGCGCCGGTCGCCGAGCGCGCGCGGTCGAACGCCGCGTGGCGGGCGGCGCGGGCGGCGGCCTCCGGTCCCCCGGTCGCCGGGTCGACCTCCACGCGCTCCACGAGCACCGGGTCGAGACCGAGGGCGCGGGCCTGCTCGGCGGCGCGGGCGGCGACGTCGGCGGAGCCCTCCTGGAGGCCGTGGTCGACGACGATCGCGCCGGCGCGGTACCCGGCGCGCGGGACCTCGAAGGCGGCGGCCGCGGCGAGGGCGAGCGAGTCTGCTCCCCCGCTCAGGCCCACCAGGACCAGCGCTCCCGGCGCGAGCGGCTCGGGCTTCGCGGGGCCGTGGTCGTCGTGCGGGTCGGGCTCCGGAAGTGCGGCGGCTGCGGCGAGAGCCTCCCGGACGGCGCGCCGCGCGTCGGCGATCGGGGGCGTCAGCCGGGGGCGGCGGTGGCCTCGGGCGGGATCGGCGTCCGGGGATCCGTTGAGGGGCATCCAGTAACGTTAGTGCAGTCTTCCAACCAGTTAAGGAGAGCCGGCATGGCCGAATACGACGCCGTCATCGAGATCCCCCGGGGGAGCCGCAACAAGTACGAGGTCGACCACGAGACGGGCCGGGTCTACCTCGACCGCGTGCTCTTCACCAGCTTCGTCTACCCGACCGACTACGGGTTCTTCGAGAACACCCTCGGCGACGACGGCGACCCGCTGGACGTGCTCGTGCTGCTCGAGTACCCGGTGTTCCCGGGCGTCGGCGTGAAGGTGCGCCCGGTGGGCGTCCTCAACATGAGCGACGAGGCCGGCGGCGACGCCAAGAT
The sequence above is a segment of the Leifsonia williamsii genome. Coding sequences within it:
- the tilS gene encoding tRNA lysidine(34) synthetase TilS, coding for MPLNGSPDADPARGHRRPRLTPPIADARRAVREALAAAAALPEPDPHDDHGPAKPEPLAPGALVLVGLSGGADSLALAAAAAFEVPRAGYRAGAIVVDHGLQEGSADVAARAAEQARALGLDPVLVERVEVDPATGGPEAAARAARHAAFDRARSATGASRILLAHTLDDQAETVLLGLARGSGPSSLQGMRPDTGRLLRPFLALRRETTRAFCADSGLEPWDDPHNEDRSFTRVRVRNDVLPVLERELGPGVAEALARTAEQLREDDDALDGLALEWALELVSQTDDGAVALDVRGLAADPPALRQRIIRLVVSAEFGVSLSRAHTLAVAELITAWHGQGPLDLPGVRVVRQNGLLTFHPNS
- a CDS encoding inorganic diphosphatase, with protein sequence MAEYDAVIEIPRGSRNKYEVDHETGRVYLDRVLFTSFVYPTDYGFFENTLGDDGDPLDVLVLLEYPVFPGVGVKVRPVGVLNMSDEAGGDAKIIAVQYKDPRWQHIQDVNDIPEQTRKEIEHFFARYKDLEPGKFVNIDGWGDAAEAEALIQKAIEKLAAEGH